The following proteins come from a genomic window of Leptospira bandrabouensis:
- a CDS encoding synaptic vesicle VAT-1 family membrane protein: MLREVYRIEKTGSIDNLHRKTEPLRPPEGDEVTIEVKAIGLNFADVFSIYGLYSATPKGSFIPGLEFAGKIVKIGEKVKDFEVGDSVFGVTRFGAYTTHLNISEKTVFALPKSWSMQDGAAFSVQALTAYYALVPLGQVKEGDHVLIHSAAGGVGIMAGHIAKKKKAITIGLVGDSVKFPILKEVGYDYFLIRSSQFKQEMQKILSGHPLKIVLECLGGRYFQDSYDLLAPMGRLVTYGSANFTPSHSYRNWLSIAYSYLTRPKIDPLSMISDNKSVMGFNLIWLWNEIDELRKHFSDLMMLSLPKQTIGHEFTFDSIHDALRTFQSGQTIGKIVINVP; the protein is encoded by the coding sequence ATGTTAAGAGAAGTCTACCGCATCGAAAAAACCGGATCTATCGACAACCTTCATCGTAAAACTGAACCTTTAAGGCCACCTGAAGGAGATGAAGTTACCATTGAAGTGAAAGCCATTGGACTTAATTTCGCTGATGTATTTTCGATTTATGGTTTGTACTCTGCAACACCCAAAGGAAGTTTCATTCCTGGTTTGGAATTTGCGGGAAAAATCGTGAAAATAGGCGAAAAAGTGAAGGATTTTGAAGTTGGCGACTCTGTGTTTGGTGTCACTCGTTTTGGTGCTTATACAACACATCTTAACATTTCAGAAAAAACTGTATTTGCACTTCCTAAGAGTTGGTCAATGCAAGATGGTGCAGCTTTTTCTGTACAAGCACTCACTGCTTACTATGCACTGGTTCCACTCGGACAAGTGAAAGAAGGTGATCATGTTCTCATTCATAGTGCTGCAGGTGGTGTGGGAATCATGGCAGGTCACATTGCGAAGAAAAAAAAAGCAATCACCATTGGTCTTGTAGGTGATTCCGTTAAGTTTCCGATCTTAAAAGAGGTTGGTTATGATTATTTTCTCATTAGGTCTTCACAGTTTAAACAAGAGATGCAGAAAATTTTATCAGGTCATCCGTTAAAAATAGTTTTAGAATGTTTAGGTGGTCGTTATTTTCAGGACAGTTATGATCTCTTAGCACCAATGGGAAGGCTTGTTACTTATGGTAGTGCGAACTTCACACCATCACATTCATACCGAAATTGGTTATCAATCGCATATTCTTACCTCACTAGACCAAAAATTGATCCATTATCCATGATTTCTGACAATAAATCGGTGATGGGATTCAATTTAATATGGTTGTGGAATGAAATTGATGAACTTCGAAAACATTTTTCCGATTTAATGATGTTATCACTACCAAAACAAACAATAGGACATGAGTTTACGTTTGATTCGATACATGATGCACTCCGTACATTTCAATCGGGACAAACAATCGGTAAGATCGTCATCAATGTTCCGTAG
- a CDS encoding suppressor of fused domain protein, translated as MNPSTPKVLYQEANPYGSFTAFLEDDGRTIYLYLQSHNNPEWPMKTLWVRNLIDAPDARVEEDFDAGLAPVLTKSEITDPTAQSSLTEDQIHFIWSEEGDAVALFVDEELQAYLPSWSGIKGIHGYAKFAKEEAPTASPLGDPENGVIAERVQANRKFWESVAKKDHWKNAQKLRLDFLESKLGKHEKYWSADGGKYPSLGIASFLPKEFPGIKIFSTIGMSVQNQPSIELYHKDYENFSRIELVFAIQLLKDTEDKSETWIQHVLGEMVKFPWNTGIWFGHSHTIQNPRKDPDQLYLDFNWFVLRNVTEEIEQGSKESLPILHGLITENGKRANFLVLTPIATEERICFMREGSAKFWETWKKEGYGFFHDSERRMLEF; from the coding sequence ATGAATCCAAGCACCCCTAAAGTTTTATACCAAGAAGCAAATCCCTACGGTTCTTTTACTGCCTTTTTAGAAGATGATGGAAGAACAATTTACTTATACTTACAATCACATAACAACCCTGAGTGGCCCATGAAAACACTTTGGGTGCGTAACTTAATTGATGCCCCCGACGCACGTGTGGAGGAAGATTTTGATGCCGGTCTTGCCCCAGTACTCACAAAATCTGAAATTACCGATCCAACTGCACAAAGTTCACTCACTGAAGATCAAATTCATTTTATTTGGTCTGAAGAAGGTGATGCCGTGGCCTTGTTTGTGGATGAGGAACTACAAGCGTATCTTCCGTCTTGGTCAGGGATTAAAGGAATTCATGGGTATGCAAAGTTTGCAAAAGAAGAAGCTCCTACTGCCTCTCCCCTTGGTGATCCAGAAAACGGTGTGATTGCTGAACGAGTGCAGGCGAATCGAAAATTTTGGGAATCTGTTGCAAAAAAAGATCATTGGAAGAACGCACAAAAACTAAGATTGGATTTTTTAGAATCTAAACTTGGCAAACATGAAAAGTATTGGTCTGCTGATGGAGGAAAGTATCCTTCACTTGGAATTGCTTCTTTTTTACCCAAAGAATTTCCAGGGATCAAAATCTTTTCTACCATTGGGATGAGTGTGCAAAACCAACCATCCATTGAACTCTATCATAAAGATTATGAAAACTTTTCAAGGATCGAACTTGTATTTGCCATTCAACTTCTAAAAGATACAGAAGATAAATCAGAAACATGGATCCAACATGTTCTGGGTGAGATGGTAAAGTTCCCTTGGAACACAGGAATTTGGTTTGGGCATTCACATACCATTCAAAATCCAAGAAAAGATCCCGACCAACTCTATCTAGACTTCAACTGGTTCGTTCTACGTAACGTCACAGAGGAAATAGAGCAAGGTTCGAAGGAATCACTACCAATCCTTCACGGACTCATCACAGAGAATGGGAAACGTGCTAATTTTCTTGTATTAACTCCCATTGCCACTGAAGAACGAATTTGTTTTATGCGAGAAGGTTCTGCCAAATTTTGGGAGACATGGAAAAAAGAAGGGTATGGTTTCTTTCACGACAGCGAACGAAGGATGTTAGAATTCTAA
- a CDS encoding alpha-ketoglutarate-dependent dioxygenase AlkB family protein, which produces MHLFQRTESENLLPYDGVLLYIFDFLPTEEANRTFYSLLEGIEWKPDEAILYGKHITTKRSVAWYAEKGFSYRYSGTTKTALPWSPDLLELKSKVEIASNEKFNSCLLNLYHDGSEGMAWHSDDETSLRPNSTIASVSLGAERIFRFKHKKTKEPVELQLEHGSLLLMKDVIQRFWLHSLPKAMKVKRPRINLTFRQFGMV; this is translated from the coding sequence ATGCATTTATTCCAAAGAACTGAATCAGAAAATCTTTTACCTTATGACGGGGTTTTGTTGTACATCTTTGATTTTCTCCCTACAGAGGAAGCAAATCGGACATTTTACTCGTTACTAGAAGGAATCGAATGGAAACCGGACGAGGCCATTCTCTATGGAAAACACATTACCACCAAACGAAGTGTGGCTTGGTATGCGGAAAAAGGTTTTTCTTACCGGTATTCAGGAACTACCAAAACTGCCTTACCTTGGTCACCTGACCTTTTAGAATTAAAATCTAAAGTAGAGATTGCGTCCAATGAAAAATTCAATTCCTGTCTTTTGAATTTATACCATGATGGAAGTGAAGGGATGGCTTGGCATAGTGATGATGAAACTTCTTTACGTCCTAATTCTACCATTGCCTCTGTGAGTTTGGGAGCCGAACGAATCTTTCGTTTCAAACATAAAAAAACAAAAGAGCCAGTGGAATTACAGTTAGAACATGGAAGTTTACTTTTAATGAAAGATGTCATTCAAAGGTTTTGGTTACATTCTCTTCCCAAAGCAATGAAGGTCAAACGTCCAAGGATTAATTTAACCTTTCGTCAATTTGGAATGGTTTGA
- a CDS encoding DUF4269 domain-containing protein, with product MQALLSHPFQQIEFLQSGTVKQQALAKDLEDWKILKSLYGFKPTLAGTIPLNIDTDSSDVDILVKFNIPAHLQKICYAKFRNLPNYSFSEKTIALRVTLICRFETKNFCYEIFGQSVEPTEQYAWIHMMVENRFLRIADPTFREEIRNLKKLGIKTEPAFCKVLDLKGDPYKTLLQWNQKTDEQFRELLLQRGYQTIPN from the coding sequence ATGCAAGCTTTGCTTTCCCATCCGTTCCAACAAATTGAATTTTTACAATCGGGGACAGTTAAACAACAGGCATTGGCAAAGGATTTAGAAGATTGGAAAATTCTAAAATCATTATATGGCTTCAAACCGACTCTCGCTGGTACGATTCCTTTAAATATCGACACAGATTCTAGCGATGTCGATATCTTAGTAAAATTTAATATCCCTGCCCATTTACAAAAGATTTGTTATGCTAAGTTTCGAAACTTGCCAAATTATAGTTTTTCTGAAAAAACAATCGCACTTCGTGTTACTTTGATTTGTCGATTTGAAACCAAAAATTTTTGTTATGAAATCTTTGGACAATCAGTAGAACCAACAGAACAATATGCATGGATTCATATGATGGTGGAAAATCGGTTTTTGCGAATTGCGGATCCAACTTTCCGAGAAGAAATTCGTAACTTAAAGAAATTAGGTATCAAAACTGAACCAGCGTTTTGTAAAGTTTTAGATTTAAAAGGGGATCCTTATAAGACCCTACTCCAATGGAATCAGAAAACCGATGAACAGTTTCGAGAGTTATTATTACAAAGAGGATATCAAACCATTCCAAATTGA
- a CDS encoding SDR family oxidoreductase: protein MKSINPELPVVVTGGSGYIASWIVKYLLEDGKSVRATVRSLKDNSKIQHLLELKEKFKDKLSLFEADLMLDGSFDKAIEGVELVIHTASPFFVAGVKDPQKQLIDPALQGTKNVLESCNRNSSVKRVVLTSSVAAIYGDNIDSLQVPNQTFTEKHWNTTSSLTHQPYAYSKTLAEKEAWDIQKKQSRWDLVVINPSFVMGPSLSKRMDGTSVEFMKNMLKGVFRTGVPDTKMGYVDVRDVAKAHILAGFTPEAEGRHITSSEVIPMLGVAKIIKEKFGNKYSVPTGTLPKFLVYLIGPFFGLSWGYTKNNIGQPLHLNNEFSKTNLGLTYRPLTETFTDHVIQMERSGLL from the coding sequence ATGAAATCGATCAATCCAGAATTACCTGTTGTTGTTACGGGAGGATCAGGATATATCGCCTCCTGGATCGTCAAATATTTGTTAGAAGATGGAAAATCAGTAAGAGCCACTGTTCGCAGCTTAAAAGACAATTCCAAAATCCAACATTTATTAGAATTAAAAGAAAAGTTCAAAGACAAACTTAGTTTATTTGAAGCAGATCTTATGTTGGATGGAAGTTTTGATAAAGCCATAGAAGGTGTCGAACTTGTGATCCATACAGCGTCTCCGTTTTTTGTTGCAGGAGTCAAAGATCCCCAAAAACAATTGATAGATCCAGCATTACAAGGAACTAAAAACGTTCTTGAATCTTGTAATCGCAATTCTTCTGTTAAACGAGTTGTTTTAACATCAAGTGTGGCTGCCATTTATGGAGATAACATTGATTCTTTACAAGTTCCAAATCAAACCTTTACCGAAAAACATTGGAATACAACAAGTAGCCTTACACACCAACCGTATGCCTATTCTAAAACATTGGCTGAAAAAGAAGCATGGGATATTCAAAAGAAACAATCTCGTTGGGATTTAGTTGTGATTAATCCTTCTTTTGTAATGGGACCTTCTCTTTCCAAACGAATGGATGGAACGAGTGTCGAGTTTATGAAAAATATGTTGAAGGGAGTTTTTCGCACAGGTGTCCCAGATACAAAAATGGGATATGTGGATGTAAGAGATGTTGCCAAGGCTCATATTTTAGCAGGATTTACCCCAGAAGCGGAAGGAAGACATATCACTTCTTCTGAAGTAATACCGATGTTAGGTGTTGCAAAAATTATTAAAGAAAAATTTGGAAACAAATATTCTGTTCCCACTGGAACTCTACCAAAGTTCCTTGTGTATTTAATTGGTCCGTTTTTTGGATTATCTTGGGGATACACAAAAAATAATATTGGCCAACCGCTTCACTTAAACAATGAATTTAGCAAAACGAATTTAGGATTAACCTATCGTCCGTTAACTGAAACTTTTACAGATCATGTAATTCAAATGGAACGTTCGGGATTGTTATAA
- the trxA gene encoding thioredoxin, giving the protein MSENLPKSFEELVRTHDKPILVDFWAPWCGPCKMVAPELEKLAKDWKGKVSIIKINTDEKQDIAGRYGITGIPTMILFKNGKEIHRISGAMRSEELKKVFGGMI; this is encoded by the coding sequence ATGTCAGAAAATTTACCAAAAAGTTTTGAAGAATTGGTTCGGACACATGATAAACCAATTTTAGTCGATTTTTGGGCTCCCTGGTGTGGCCCTTGTAAAATGGTAGCTCCAGAACTGGAAAAATTGGCGAAGGATTGGAAAGGAAAAGTTTCCATCATCAAAATCAATACCGATGAAAAACAAGATATAGCTGGTAGGTATGGCATCACGGGAATCCCTACCATGATATTGTTTAAAAATGGGAAAGAGATACATCGCATTTCTGGTGCTATGCGAAGTGAAGAACTTAAAAAAGTATTTGGTGGGATGATCTAA
- a CDS encoding discoidin domain-containing protein, whose amino-acid sequence MKKIILTLLALLVLFCKNSPIEKSIVIERIQAASSADGTSPINVFISGKYWKPETSLDGITIFFSNGAKWNQSGKTDGRAFFNEIAIECQEKKGYVAFYKDGSYATNFDCTKDTPQKIKSNGVHVIYLLPDSANGIKTVSFFQNGKKLDVLYPEPITGQVTASSTLPNYPAYSLFDGSIDFAWVEGVPTDGVGESFEIQLEDNIDLSGIEIFNGYQRLDALFHKNGSVTELLVSNDSDSFSIKVADKQGGQRIFFPKTLSGKKFKFSIQKVRPGKTWKDTVIAEIILLGEKGKRFTVVDKNADEFKRSVLSKTKNTILSGFVNKAVFGDVSEGRLDYVFRSNGSFVIWKDDVSEKRVLDGNWVLLEANTTEAKIKIFGRDHKVVTQSLDSNSPYAETTEEKSTLIFGDTLTVKKSANGLQMIGKKVQITD is encoded by the coding sequence TTGAAAAAAATTATCCTGACTCTTTTGGCTCTCCTTGTTTTGTTTTGTAAAAATAGCCCGATTGAAAAATCCATCGTCATTGAACGAATCCAAGCTGCCTCTTCTGCGGATGGTACAAGCCCCATTAACGTATTTATTTCGGGCAAATACTGGAAACCGGAAACCAGTTTAGACGGGATAACCATATTTTTTTCCAATGGTGCCAAATGGAACCAATCTGGAAAAACAGATGGTCGTGCTTTTTTTAATGAAATTGCAATCGAATGCCAAGAAAAAAAAGGATACGTAGCTTTTTATAAGGATGGAAGTTATGCGACAAATTTCGACTGCACCAAAGATACACCTCAAAAAATAAAATCCAACGGGGTTCATGTTATTTATTTATTACCAGATTCTGCCAATGGAATCAAAACGGTTTCCTTTTTTCAAAATGGAAAAAAATTAGATGTATTATATCCGGAACCTATCACAGGACAAGTCACTGCGAGTAGTACACTTCCGAATTATCCCGCATATAGTTTGTTTGATGGTAGTATTGATTTTGCTTGGGTAGAAGGAGTTCCCACAGATGGCGTTGGCGAATCCTTTGAAATACAATTAGAGGATAACATTGATTTATCTGGAATTGAAATTTTTAACGGTTATCAGAGATTGGATGCACTTTTTCATAAAAATGGATCTGTGACAGAGTTACTCGTATCGAATGATTCAGATTCTTTTTCGATCAAAGTGGCAGACAAACAAGGCGGTCAAAGAATTTTTTTTCCAAAAACCCTTTCCGGAAAAAAGTTTAAATTTTCCATTCAAAAAGTGCGTCCTGGAAAAACCTGGAAAGATACTGTCATTGCTGAAATCATATTACTTGGTGAAAAAGGAAAACGATTTACTGTAGTCGATAAAAATGCAGATGAATTCAAAAGGTCTGTTCTTTCGAAAACAAAAAATACCATCCTTTCTGGTTTCGTAAACAAAGCCGTTTTTGGAGATGTATCGGAAGGCCGCTTGGATTATGTATTTAGATCCAATGGTTCCTTTGTCATCTGGAAAGACGACGTGTCCGAAAAACGAGTATTAGATGGAAATTGGGTTTTACTGGAAGCCAATACAACCGAAGCCAAAATCAAAATTTTTGGAAGGGATCACAAGGTGGTCACACAAAGTTTAGATTCCAATAGCCCTTATGCAGAAACTACAGAAGAAAAATCTACACTTATCTTTGGTGATACACTGACAGTCAAAAAGTCCGCCAATGGATTACAAATGATTGGCAAAAAAGTCCAAATTACTGACTAA
- a CDS encoding VanW family protein, whose amino-acid sequence MGFSFKKKSILGMNEKIHRGHLRLFFGKIYFQWKRYLIWFWEHKSFATKRVLPIETKEKYPISIYKHASPIYRKLKDVPMYLQENKIVNLNIAISKLDGIILEPNQVFSFWYLVGKPTRRKGYLPGMQLRNGSFIERTGGGLCQMANLIYWMTLHSPLEVKERWRHSFDIFPDSNRTLPFGSGATLSYNYIDLQIKNTTNQPFVLHLWIEDDDLKGEWLTDLEFPYFYQVYESYHGFHAEPWGGYTRRNVIRRKKISKDTKEILKDELVTENTAWMMYEPLLESK is encoded by the coding sequence ATGGGTTTTAGTTTCAAAAAAAAATCAATCCTTGGTATGAATGAAAAAATACATCGAGGACACCTACGTTTATTTTTCGGTAAAATATATTTTCAATGGAAACGATATTTGATTTGGTTTTGGGAACATAAATCATTTGCTACAAAAAGAGTTCTTCCGATTGAAACCAAAGAAAAATATCCTATTTCAATTTATAAACACGCATCTCCTATTTACCGTAAATTAAAAGATGTCCCCATGTATCTCCAAGAAAACAAAATAGTAAATTTGAATATCGCCATTTCAAAGTTAGATGGAATTATTCTCGAGCCGAATCAAGTGTTTTCCTTTTGGTATCTGGTAGGAAAACCCACCAGAAGGAAAGGGTATTTGCCTGGAATGCAACTTCGGAATGGAAGTTTTATCGAAAGGACGGGAGGGGGTCTATGCCAAATGGCCAATTTGATTTATTGGATGACCTTACATTCTCCTTTGGAAGTGAAAGAGAGATGGCGTCATAGTTTTGATATTTTTCCCGATTCCAATAGGACCTTACCCTTTGGTTCGGGTGCCACTTTATCTTATAATTATATTGACCTGCAAATTAAAAATACAACGAACCAACCCTTTGTTTTGCATCTTTGGATCGAGGATGATGATTTAAAAGGGGAATGGCTAACCGATCTGGAATTCCCATATTTTTACCAAGTGTATGAATCTTATCACGGTTTTCATGCAGAACCTTGGGGAGGTTATACGAGAAGGAACGTAATTCGCAGAAAAAAGATTTCTAAAGATACAAAAGAAATTTTGAAAGATGAGTTGGTTACAGAAAATACGGCCTGGATGATGTATGAACCCCTTTTGGAGTCCAAATGA
- a CDS encoding M15 family metallopeptidase, which translates to MKLLIATICLGFPFLSLVSQPKENKLNVLDRKTYELSIQKNPNKELINLGKKIPGITLDIKYATPDNFTKQVIYKEAKAFARKPVADALARAELEFLQLGYSIKIFDAYRPYAATVKFFEIVGDTRYVASPKNGSRHNKGCAIDLTLVDQKTKKELIMPTEYDSFRKEAWAEASVSDPEILKNRTTLIQVLSKYGFRVNKTEWWHYDYLDCAGFEVLDIPFEELE; encoded by the coding sequence ATGAAATTATTGATTGCCACCATTTGTCTGGGATTTCCATTTTTATCTTTGGTATCCCAACCGAAGGAAAACAAACTCAATGTTTTGGATCGTAAGACTTACGAACTTTCCATACAGAAAAATCCAAATAAAGAGCTGATCAACTTAGGAAAAAAAATTCCTGGCATTACTTTAGATATTAAATACGCGACTCCCGATAACTTCACAAAACAAGTTATCTATAAGGAAGCCAAAGCCTTTGCCAGAAAACCAGTAGCAGACGCACTTGCTCGGGCTGAACTCGAATTTTTACAACTTGGATACTCGATTAAAATCTTTGATGCTTACAGGCCGTACGCTGCAACAGTCAAATTTTTTGAAATTGTCGGAGATACAAGGTATGTAGCTTCCCCAAAAAACGGATCGAGGCATAACAAAGGTTGCGCGATTGATTTAACTTTGGTAGATCAAAAAACAAAAAAAGAACTTATAATGCCAACGGAATATGATTCGTTTCGAAAAGAAGCCTGGGCCGAAGCCTCTGTTTCTGATCCTGAAATTTTAAAAAACCGAACCACTTTGATTCAAGTGCTTAGCAAATATGGATTTCGTGTGAACAAAACCGAGTGGTGGCATTATGATTATTTGGATTGTGCTGGGTTTGAGGTATTGGATATCCCTTTTGAAGAATTGGAGTAG
- a CDS encoding MaoC/PaaZ C-terminal domain-containing protein, producing MAKIEFDKVEVGQTLPPLDIPVIEHANLVRYAGASGDFNPIHNDPDFARKAGLDGTISHGMYVMAQVGRLCTSWADQKDIAYFGVTFKAMTKLGEKLTCVGTIKKKFEKDGKKTVTVLVEAKNEAGEVKAGGDLVVNAV from the coding sequence ATGGCAAAAATCGAATTTGATAAAGTAGAAGTTGGTCAGACTCTTCCTCCACTTGATATCCCTGTGATCGAACATGCAAATTTAGTTCGTTATGCGGGAGCATCTGGAGATTTTAACCCCATTCACAACGATCCTGATTTCGCAAGAAAAGCAGGTCTTGATGGAACAATCTCCCATGGTATGTATGTTATGGCACAAGTAGGAAGACTTTGTACTTCTTGGGCTGACCAAAAAGACATCGCATATTTTGGTGTGACTTTTAAAGCTATGACTAAACTCGGCGAAAAACTCACTTGTGTGGGAACCATCAAAAAGAAATTTGAAAAAGATGGTAAAAAAACCGTAACAGTACTCGTAGAAGCAAAAAACGAAGCTGGCGAAGTAAAAGCCGGTGGGGATTTAGTCGTCAACGCAGTATAA
- a CDS encoding FAS1-like dehydratase domain-containing protein → MAITKDIVGKKLDRFDFTVERGKIKEFCLAINEKNPIYFDVEEAKKAGYSDVPAPPTFPTVIMFWGYPKIWNDMAELGIDLSKILHLKEEYTYHKILYPGKVYAQSEISDVKSGRAEIVTFRTTIYDEKDDPILSAEMAIFIRKD, encoded by the coding sequence ATGGCAATAACAAAAGATATAGTTGGAAAAAAACTAGATCGTTTTGATTTCACAGTGGAACGAGGAAAGATCAAAGAATTCTGCCTCGCCATCAACGAAAAAAACCCAATCTATTTTGACGTAGAAGAAGCAAAAAAAGCAGGATACTCTGATGTTCCTGCTCCACCAACTTTCCCTACAGTCATTATGTTTTGGGGATACCCAAAGATTTGGAACGATATGGCGGAACTCGGTATCGACCTTTCCAAAATCCTTCACTTAAAAGAAGAGTATACGTATCATAAAATTCTGTATCCGGGCAAAGTGTACGCACAGTCCGAAATTTCTGATGTAAAATCAGGAAGAGCAGAAATCGTAACTTTCAGAACAACCATCTACGATGAAAAAGATGATCCTATCCTTTCAGCTGAGATGGCGATTTTCATTCGTAAGGATTAA
- a CDS encoding alpha/beta hydrolase produces MSNWEQAYSREESTFQNKDGGKIYYQIYRPKSGVKRVLVVHHGIGEHGGRYNFLLEAMAERNYAIYLIDCRGHGKSDGRRGVITHFSDFFADLKELIDIAKRNEGVSKVTLLGHSMGAAITFLYTATDNYQNDLDAYICSALPIKVKTDLVMDIKKAAGGFLAKALPTLTIPTGLNVNLISRDKSVVDAYVKDPLVHGNVCTYLGDYLLNCYTLTLESAAKITVPIYMFHGKEDQIALPEGTTDAFERVASKDKTIRLFDDLYHETMNELPKDRAIVLKELVAWIDKH; encoded by the coding sequence ATGAGTAATTGGGAACAAGCCTACTCCCGTGAGGAGTCTACCTTTCAAAATAAAGACGGTGGTAAAATTTATTACCAAATTTACCGACCTAAATCGGGAGTCAAACGTGTCCTTGTGGTCCACCATGGGATTGGGGAACACGGTGGCCGTTACAATTTTTTATTGGAGGCTATGGCAGAACGTAATTACGCCATTTACCTCATCGATTGCCGTGGTCATGGTAAATCCGATGGACGACGCGGGGTCATCACTCATTTTTCTGATTTTTTTGCCGACCTAAAAGAACTAATCGATATCGCCAAACGAAATGAAGGTGTCAGTAAAGTTACCTTACTTGGTCATTCTATGGGAGCAGCCATTACCTTCCTTTACACTGCCACTGATAACTACCAAAATGATTTGGATGCTTACATTTGTAGTGCACTTCCTATCAAAGTCAAAACAGACTTAGTGATGGATATTAAAAAAGCAGCGGGTGGTTTTTTAGCAAAAGCTTTGCCAACTCTCACCATTCCCACAGGTTTAAATGTAAATTTAATTTCGCGTGATAAGTCAGTAGTTGATGCTTATGTAAAAGACCCTTTAGTACATGGAAACGTATGTACTTACTTAGGTGACTATTTACTTAACTGTTACACCCTAACTTTAGAATCGGCAGCTAAAATCACAGTGCCAATATATATGTTCCACGGAAAAGAAGACCAAATTGCCCTTCCTGAAGGAACTACTGATGCTTTTGAAAGAGTGGCATCCAAAGATAAAACCATAAGACTTTTTGATGATTTATATCATGAAACCATGAACGAACTTCCTAAAGACAGAGCAATCGTCTTAAAAGAGTTAGTTGCTTGGATCGACAAACACTAA